From Desulfitibacter alkalitolerans DSM 16504, one genomic window encodes:
- a CDS encoding glycosyl hydrolase family 18 protein translates to MRDFLKGKRCMVWSFMGNARMYEALRDYGDRFDTVGIFTFEVDATGTITETGTSISSMLPYIQKWPHIKWLLTIMNHGIANIFTALRNNENGAKDKFLTEIIRIMNKYPWCAGVDIDLERGGGYENKDAANALFRDIYNTVKSYDATKLVNICLPGMTGVQGSVGGENWCVYADLNDYCDTAAIMSYGMAWAGSAPGPVSPRDWLEGIYDYAVSVMSPDKIFMGLPAYGWNWRIHDTPENLGITYRGVSNTYYAAKYWMTGVYNFTGDAPPQPFIPIVAYWDDYNKVPWALPHVYDYMEGWDAVSWEYPLLKGVYNRRRYLTSYGKEQKAEFGTIYIDRNGVPDEYEGNVIITDEMASLGDDQASAEYRFEIREAGYYDIAVQLCFPYWDKNAIIVSLDGESKTFSENRLWWPYWRRVCWLTLAKGVFLQEGTHAVSISGGVPGVQFYGFRVCSGFSEYPFAGEASFMLSPRRFKDVNGVMVEPDRGFKLTFEMLRRKPDSALIWYEDFRDRNILPENYWTVLDGEWDVWQDPDSTESRPYSQLEGYGKLAWKYDGFSDIHIRARLAFPQNSSGRAGVFLGDIFCCLNYDTQRVELYQGNSLLGSYSTSFSKTVDADLRANPNMYTIEMRKRGNKVRVYSGAASTLRFTVNVNGGSGYAGYSSDNRTVCELLRLGDAWVYEPYERFDVELPDGTITSFGRLARTGVTWDDEFQVFSVNNDVEESITRSEDISMDYDFFHSQLLALSCGNDYEVKIIPKDINIWISRLFLGDADGFSILYYQDADSLVYWANEAAYRWKLRGIAIWSLGQEDMRLWEALPKQI, encoded by the coding sequence GTGAGGGATTTCTTAAAAGGTAAGCGGTGCATGGTGTGGAGTTTTATGGGAAATGCCCGAATGTATGAAGCACTTAGAGACTACGGCGACCGCTTTGATACGGTAGGCATTTTTACTTTTGAGGTTGACGCAACAGGCACAATCACTGAAACCGGTACCAGCATCAGCAGCATGCTTCCGTATATTCAGAAATGGCCGCACATTAAGTGGCTGCTCACTATTATGAATCATGGAATAGCCAATATTTTTACTGCACTTCGCAACAACGAAAACGGTGCAAAGGATAAGTTTCTTACTGAAATCATCCGAATCATGAACAAGTATCCATGGTGCGCTGGGGTAGATATTGACCTGGAGCGCGGCGGCGGTTATGAAAACAAGGATGCGGCGAATGCACTATTTAGGGATATATACAATACAGTTAAGTCTTATGATGCAACAAAGCTTGTCAACATCTGCCTGCCGGGTATGACCGGCGTTCAAGGCTCGGTGGGCGGTGAAAACTGGTGTGTTTATGCCGATCTTAACGACTATTGCGATACCGCCGCCATCATGAGCTATGGCATGGCATGGGCGGGCTCTGCTCCCGGCCCAGTATCTCCTCGTGACTGGCTTGAGGGCATATATGATTATGCTGTTTCCGTTATGTCACCCGATAAGATATTCATGGGTTTGCCTGCTTATGGCTGGAACTGGAGGATTCATGATACACCTGAAAACCTTGGAATAACCTATCGAGGAGTGTCTAATACCTACTATGCGGCAAAATACTGGATGACTGGAGTTTACAATTTCACAGGCGATGCACCGCCCCAGCCGTTTATTCCAATTGTGGCTTACTGGGATGACTATAACAAAGTACCTTGGGCTCTTCCTCATGTATATGATTATATGGAAGGATGGGATGCTGTATCCTGGGAATATCCGCTGCTAAAAGGGGTTTATAACAGGCGAAGATATTTGACAAGCTATGGCAAGGAGCAGAAAGCGGAGTTCGGAACCATTTATATTGACAGGAACGGAGTTCCGGATGAATACGAAGGAAATGTCATTATTACTGATGAGATGGCCTCACTTGGAGATGACCAGGCGTCAGCAGAGTACCGTTTTGAGATAAGAGAAGCGGGATATTACGATATTGCAGTACAGCTTTGCTTTCCTTACTGGGACAAAAATGCGATTATCGTTTCCCTTGATGGTGAATCAAAGACTTTCAGCGAGAACCGTTTATGGTGGCCATACTGGAGAAGAGTTTGCTGGTTGACACTTGCAAAAGGTGTATTTCTCCAAGAGGGAACGCATGCTGTCAGCATAAGCGGTGGTGTGCCGGGAGTCCAGTTTTACGGTTTTAGGGTTTGCAGTGGATTTTCGGAGTATCCCTTTGCCGGTGAAGCCAGCTTTATGCTCTCTCCTCGTCGGTTCAAGGATGTAAATGGTGTGATGGTTGAGCCGGATCGAGGTTTTAAACTGACCTTTGAAATGTTGCGAAGAAAACCCGACTCGGCGCTTATTTGGTATGAGGATTTTCGGGACAGGAACATCCTGCCTGAAAATTATTGGACTGTGCTGGATGGCGAATGGGATGTTTGGCAAGATCCAGACAGCACAGAAAGCCGCCCATATTCCCAGCTCGAGGGATATGGCAAACTTGCATGGAAATACGACGGGTTTTCCGACATCCATATCCGGGCAAGGCTGGCTTTCCCTCAAAATAGCAGTGGACGGGCTGGGGTGTTCCTTGGGGATATTTTCTGCTGCTTAAACTATGACACGCAAAGAGTCGAGCTTTATCAAGGTAATTCCTTGCTTGGTAGCTATTCCACCAGTTTCTCAAAAACTGTAGATGCCGATCTTCGTGCTAATCCGAATATGTATACTATAGAGATGCGAAAACGCGGCAATAAGGTAAGAGTATATTCTGGTGCAGCTTCAACCCTGCGTTTCACAGTGAATGTAAACGGTGGTAGTGGTTATGCAGGGTACAGCTCGGACAACCGGACGGTATGCGAGCTGCTGAGACTGGGCGATGCGTGGGTATATGAACCATACGAGCGTTTTGATGTGGAACTCCCGGATGGAACTATAACCAGCTTTGGCAGGCTTGCTCGCACTGGTGTCACGTGGGATGATGAATTTCAGGTGTTTTCAGTAAATAACGATGTGGAGGAATCGATAACTCGCAGTGAGGACATTTCGATGGACTATGACTTCTTCCACTCACAACTTTTGGCTCTTTCTTGCGGTAATGACTATGAAGTAAAGATTATACCGAAAGACATCAATATCTGGATATCCCGTCTCTTCCTCGGAGATGCAGATGGTTTTTCTATTCTGTATTATCAGGATGCAGACAGCCTTGTTTACTGGGCAAACGAAGCGGCTTATCGATGGAAACTGCGAGGTATAGCTATCTGGTCTCTTGGGCAGGAGGATATGCGGCTGTGGGAGGCGCTTCCGAAGCAAATATAG
- a CDS encoding phage holin family protein, which translates to MKTVWNWVQAVFTAIGGFLGWFLGGLDGFLYALIAFVAIDYVTGVMCAVVDRKLSSEVGAKGIFKKVLIFVLVGVGHIIDSQVLGNGGAIRTAVIFFYLSNEGISILENAAHIGLPIPEKLKNALEQLHDRSNEEDEKK; encoded by the coding sequence ATGAAAACAGTATGGAACTGGGTACAGGCGGTTTTTACTGCTATTGGCGGATTTCTTGGCTGGTTTCTTGGAGGGCTGGATGGATTTTTATATGCACTCATCGCTTTTGTAGCCATTGACTATGTGACCGGAGTGATGTGTGCCGTTGTAGACAGAAAGCTTTCGAGTGAAGTCGGGGCCAAGGGCATCTTTAAGAAAGTGCTTATTTTTGTACTTGTAGGAGTAGGACACATCATCGACAGCCAGGTGCTCGGCAATGGCGGGGCAATCCGGACAGCGGTGATTTTCTTTTACCTGAGTAACGAGGGAATTTCAATTCTTGAGAATGCAGCACATATAGGACTGCCCATTCCTGAAAAGCTGAAGAACGCATTGGAACAACTGCATGATCGCTCAAATGAGGAGGATGAAAAGAAATGA